A genome region from Sceloporus undulatus isolate JIND9_A2432 ecotype Alabama chromosome 1, SceUnd_v1.1, whole genome shotgun sequence includes the following:
- the DDX24 gene encoding LOW QUALITY PROTEIN: ATP-dependent RNA helicase DDX24 (The sequence of the model RefSeq protein was modified relative to this genomic sequence to represent the inferred CDS: inserted 2 bases in 2 codons; deleted 4 bases in 3 codons) — translation MKLKRGNKFKRPSKFKQKGIKITGQWKAVEIDPNLFADEQLGGLVCFEELTDYKLVSSSKVGEESSKKRKPNSRHEEERMSEEESSTIPPKKRKKEKSQERPSELEVEEMVIDEYALVSCESVAADATSLERKQVKKKKKRERKKKVGLPQDTPEPVQSSKKAKNWTAEVLSASSGQKVDISAWKGLFVPKPVLRALSELGFSAPTPIQALALPSAIRDCMDVLGAAETGSGRLLPLAIPMIHSILQWYKSKGIQRKSKSQPGDRGEDEEELSNKKANEETGGLNSDEAGGAAXNSVGPLLTHCEEGSRMENDSDLSKCDAGQGKSNPFLGLVLTPTRDWLVQVKHHIDAGDQITDIKTAILVGGMAPQKQQRILKRKXEIIIATPAGPVELIQEKPPHLASLRQLRCLVIDEADRMVERGHFLELSQLLEMLNTFQYNPKRQTFVFSATLTLIHQAPVRVLQKKNATRIDKKTKLEMLIQKVGIKGKPKVIDLTRKEATVETLTETRIHCDTEEKDYYLYYFLLQYPGRTMVFANSIDCIKRLTALLTILDCNPLPLHANMHQKQRLKNLERFAERNSTTLLTTDVAARGLDIPHVQHVIHYQVPRTSEIYVHRSGRTARAANEGLSLLLIGPSDMMNFKRIYKTLEKNEELPLFPVETKCMTAIQERVNLARQIEKVEYFNSRAKQHNSWLQQAAEALERDLDDDELIGGKPSEQEESEKQKMLKGMKKHLKHLLSQPVFKNLMKTKYPTQSGKLLLPDTIRELSQSALGTVSKMQAKKMKKKQQGGAKLNN, via the exons ATGAAGCTGAAACGAGGAAACAAATTTAAGAGGCCATCTAAATTTAAACAAAAGGGCATCAAAATAACAGGGCAATGGAAAGCTGTCGAGATTGACCCAAATCTATTTGCCGATGAGCAGCTTGGCGGCTTAGTATGTTTTGAGGAGCTCACCGATTATAAGTTGGTGTCTTCCTCAAAAGTGGGGGAAGAAAGCAGCAAGAAGAGGAAACCAAACAGCAGGCATGAAGAGGAGAGAATGTCTGAGGAAGAGTCCAGCACCATTCCcccaaagaagagaaagaaggagaaaagtcaGGAGCGCCCAAGTGAACTTGAAGTGGAGGAAATGGTAATTGATGAATATGCTCTTGTTAGCTGTGAGAGTGTGGCAGCAGATGCTACAAGCTTGGAAAGAAAacaagtgaagaaaaagaagaagagagagaggaagaagaaagtgggCCTTCCCCAAGATACCCCTGAGCCAGTTCAGTCTTCTAAAAAGGCTAAAAACTGGACAGCAGAAGTCTTATCTGCATCTTCAGGTCAGAAAGTGGACATTTCTGCATGGAAAGGTCTCTTTGTTCCCAAGCCTGTCCTTCGGGCACTGAGTGAACTGGGTTTCAGTGCTCCGACTCCTATACAGGCTCTGGCGCTGCCGTCTGCAATTCGAGATTGCATGGATGTCCTCGGTGCTGCAGAAACAG gaAGCGGAAGACTCTTGCCTCTTGCCATCCCAATGATCCATTCCATTCTTCAGTGGTACAAATCAAAAGGT ATTCAAAGGAAAAGCAAGAGCCAGCCTGGAGATAGAggtgaggatgaagaggagctgtCAAACAAGAAAGCTAATGAGGAAACTGGAGGGCTGAACTCAGATGAAGCTGGTGGTGCTG CCAACAGTGTTGGACCTTTGTTAACCCACTGTGAGGAGGGATCGCGGATGGAGAAT GATTCGGATCTTTCAAAATGTGATGCTGGTCAAGGGAAAAGTAATCCCTTTCTTGGATTGGTCTTGACC CCTACAAGGGATTGGCTGGTCCAAGTAAAGCATCATATTGATGCAGGTGATCAGATCACAG ATATTAAAACAGCCATTCTTGTTGGAGGAATGGCTCCACAGAAACAACAGCGTATCTTGAAAAGGA CAGAAATTATAATTGCGACCCCAGCCGGGCCTGTGGAGTTAATTCAGGAGAAGCCTCCCCATCTTGCAAGCCTACGGCAGCTCAG GTGCCTGGTGATTGACGAAGCAGATCGGATGGTGGAGAGGGGACATTTCTTGGAACTCTCTCAGCTGCTGGAAATGTTGAATACCTTCCAATATAACCCAAAACGTCAGACATTTGTCTTCTCCGCCACTTTGACTCTGATCCATCAAGCTCCTGTTCGAGTTCTTCAGAAGAAAAATGCTACCAGAATAGACAAAAAAACCAAACTGGAAATGCTGATCCAAAAAGTGGGGATCAAGGGCAAGCCGAAAGTGATAGACTTGACAAGAAAAGAGGCCACTGTTGAGACCCTCACGGAGACAAGGATTCACTGCGACACAGAAGAGAAAGACTATTACCTCTATTATTTCCTCCTTCAATACCCTGGGAGAACCATGGTTTTTGCTAACAGTATAGATTGCATCAAACGACTCACTGCCCTCTTAACCATATTGGACTGCAACCCTCTGCCTCTTCATGCAAACATGCACCAGAAGCAAAGATTAAAAAACCTAGAGAGGTTCGCTGAACGCAACAG CACCACCCTCTTGACGACAGATGTCGCCGCTCGTGGTCTGGATATTCCACATGTGCAACATGTTATTCACTACCAG GTTCCCCGTACTTCTGAGATTTATGTGCACAGAAGTGGCAGGACTGCCCGAGCTGCTAATGAGGGCCTGAGCTTGTTGCTGATTGGTCCAAGCGACATGATGAATTTCAAAAGGATTTATAAGACCTTGGAAAAGAATGAAGAGCTTCCTTTGTTCCCTGTTGAAACAAAGTGCATGACTGCTATCCag GAGCGGGTGAACCTGGCAAGACAAATTGAGAAGGTGGAATATTTTAACAGCCGAGCAAAACAGCACAACTCTTGGCTCCAGCAAGCTGCAGAAGCACTTGAACGTGATCTGGATGATGATGAGCTAATAG GAGGCAAGCCCAGCGAGCAAGAAGAGAGTGAGAAACAGAAGATGCTCAAGGGGATGAAGAAGCATCTGAAGCACTTGCTCTCTCAGCCCGTATTTAAGAACCTAATGAAGACCAAATATCCCACCCAGTCTGGAAAGCTACTCTTGCCTGATACCATAAGGGAGCTTTCTCAGTCAGCTTTGGGCACTGTGTCAAAGATGCAAgccaagaagatgaagaagaaacaaCAAGGTGGAGCCAAGTTAAATAACTGA